The following proteins are encoded in a genomic region of Thioclava nitratireducens:
- a CDS encoding sensor histidine kinase: MRAFTWSMRFAIAISTVFAFAALVAGGVSYTLQSKEMSRRLEGEVRADTEALAISARGADLQDLSEQISARMTTSRDGANIVTFVPADGSKPLGNVRVASQFEGARHLEPGPDVTLLDPPGANVPEGYVTFGMRLPSGWLMTGRDDAWLREQGEILATSFGWGLGLALLLSISFAVFIARRNEVRIDRMEQVLHAVGEGRHGLRIRDEGDDDVARLAQSVDQALDQLEAGIASIRQVSTDVAHDLRAPLARLRLRLEPVALDSSLPLAQRGEIGKALSDLDQVSETFDAILRLSRMQAGMVEITRASIDLTQLCQDVAEMLGAGAEDAGQELALDLPEDVRIEGDRELLFQALVNLVDNALRYSPSPARVSIGVHETRHHITLSVTDNGPGIPDRDLARVRERFVRLDRSRNTQGSGLGLSLVDAIAQIHGGELRLQNLERGLRVDIRFPKP, translated from the coding sequence ATGCGTGCATTCACTTGGTCGATGCGCTTCGCCATCGCGATCTCGACGGTCTTCGCTTTTGCCGCACTGGTTGCGGGCGGGGTCTCCTACACGCTGCAATCCAAGGAAATGAGCCGTCGCCTCGAAGGCGAGGTGCGCGCCGATACCGAGGCGCTCGCCATCTCGGCCCGCGGCGCCGACTTGCAGGACCTGAGCGAGCAGATCTCGGCGCGGATGACGACGAGTCGCGACGGCGCGAATATCGTGACCTTCGTGCCGGCCGATGGCTCCAAACCGCTTGGCAATGTTCGCGTCGCAAGCCAGTTCGAAGGGGCGCGCCATCTCGAACCAGGACCCGACGTAACGCTCCTCGATCCGCCCGGCGCGAATGTCCCCGAGGGCTATGTCACCTTCGGGATGCGGCTCCCCTCGGGCTGGCTGATGACGGGGCGCGACGATGCGTGGCTCCGCGAGCAGGGCGAAATCCTCGCCACCAGTTTCGGCTGGGGCCTCGGGCTCGCGCTTCTGCTGTCGATCAGCTTCGCGGTCTTCATCGCGCGCCGCAACGAGGTGCGCATCGACCGGATGGAGCAGGTCCTGCACGCGGTGGGCGAAGGTCGCCACGGGTTACGTATCCGCGACGAAGGCGATGACGACGTGGCGCGTCTTGCGCAAAGCGTGGATCAGGCGCTCGATCAACTGGAGGCGGGGATCGCGTCGATCCGGCAGGTCTCGACCGATGTCGCCCATGACCTGCGCGCGCCGCTCGCCCGACTGCGGCTGCGGCTGGAGCCGGTGGCGCTGGATTCGTCGCTGCCGCTGGCGCAGCGCGGCGAAATCGGAAAAGCGCTGAGCGATCTCGATCAGGTCTCGGAAACCTTCGACGCGATCCTGCGCCTGTCCCGGATGCAAGCCGGAATGGTCGAGATCACGCGCGCCTCGATCGACCTCACGCAGCTCTGTCAGGACGTGGCGGAGATGCTCGGCGCTGGCGCGGAGGATGCAGGGCAGGAACTGGCGCTCGATCTGCCCGAAGACGTCCGGATCGAAGGCGACCGCGAGCTTCTGTTCCAGGCGCTCGTGAACCTCGTGGACAACGCGCTTCGCTACAGCCCGTCCCCGGCACGGGTCTCGATCGGCGTGCATGAGACCCGCCATCACATCACATTGAGCGTCACCGATAACGGCCCCGGTATCCCGGATCGAGATCTGGCACGGGTGCGCGAACGTTTCGTGCGCCTCGACCGGAGCCGAAACACGCAGGGCAGCGGATTGGGCCTGAGCCTCGTCGACGCCATCGCCCAGATTCACGGCGGTGAGCTGCGCCTGCAGAACCTCGAGCGCGGTCTGCGAGTGGACATACGCTTTCCGAAACCTTGA
- a CDS encoding ABC transporter permease, producing the protein MPDLSAISTVALKDARIALRDRFLLAATLALVAAALISLITGTVAMRTDVATYMAAKQQLLALGKSLGSIAAPEFYPLKLMRGTIEQIEIMGAVIALIAGYRAAVEERGRQTLALILTRPLSNWQFLAAKLLGGAGLMGAALACVFALCAVVLALGSGIGIGANDLLRLAITWGASTLYLSAIFAVGFGLSLWLKSPASGLLYAFALWLLVVLVAPQIGDTMDPDNQVAGGVFAQLSIPKAEQTKIKQGFATYETIRNGIEVSSVTKHYERFTFAVLGIKDIYTGKALGPIWADKKGDAWFLILFTLGLGGLVLLRPIRADRLTKET; encoded by the coding sequence ATGCCTGATCTCTCCGCAATCTCTACCGTTGCGCTCAAGGACGCGCGGATCGCGCTGCGCGACCGTTTCCTGCTCGCCGCCACGCTGGCGCTCGTCGCCGCCGCGCTGATCTCGCTGATCACCGGGACGGTTGCGATGCGCACCGATGTCGCCACCTACATGGCCGCGAAACAGCAGCTGCTGGCGCTCGGCAAAAGCCTCGGTTCGATCGCGGCGCCTGAGTTCTATCCGCTGAAGCTGATGCGCGGGACGATCGAGCAGATCGAGATCATGGGCGCGGTGATCGCGCTGATCGCGGGCTACCGCGCCGCCGTCGAGGAGCGCGGACGCCAGACGTTGGCGCTGATCCTGACGCGGCCGCTCTCGAACTGGCAGTTCCTCGCCGCGAAGCTGCTGGGCGGGGCCGGGCTGATGGGGGCGGCGCTGGCTTGCGTCTTCGCGCTCTGCGCAGTGGTGCTCGCGCTCGGTTCGGGCATTGGGATCGGGGCGAATGACCTCTTGCGCCTTGCGATCACCTGGGGGGCTTCGACGCTCTATCTTAGCGCGATCTTTGCGGTGGGCTTCGGGCTGAGCCTCTGGCTGAAAAGCCCGGCTAGCGGGCTGCTCTACGCCTTCGCGCTGTGGCTGCTGGTGGTCCTCGTCGCGCCGCAGATCGGCGACACTATGGACCCCGATAACCAGGTCGCAGGCGGCGTCTTCGCGCAGCTTTCGATCCCGAAGGCCGAGCAGACCAAGATCAAGCAGGGCTTCGCCACCTACGAAACCATCCGCAACGGGATCGAGGTCTCGTCCGTGACCAAGCATTACGAGCGCTTCACCTTCGCGGTGCTCGGAATCAAGGACATCTACACCGGCAAAGCGCTCGGGCCGATCTGGGCCGACAAGAAGGGCGATGCCTGGTTCCTCATTCTCTTCACCCTCGGTCTCGGCGGGCTCGTCCTGCTGCGTCCGATCCGTGCCGACCGTCTGACCAAGGAGACCTGA
- a CDS encoding zinc-binding dehydrogenase: MATTGKQLFTTLEADGTLTVAIEDVDFPDPTGNQVLVKMEAAPINPSDLAILVGAADMENAAYSPGKFVAKMPEPFNAGSKARHGLKLPAGNEGAGTVVATGDSDAAKALMGQRVSCVPGNAYSQYCIADAEMCLPLGDHSSEDGASAFVNPMTALGFVENAKMDGQDAILHTVGASNLGQMLTRICQEDGLGLVNIVRKDDQVDLLKKIGSTHVVNSSDDDFMERLRDAIDDTGAFYGFDPIGGGHAVDNAFKAMEQVAVSRMTEYSRYGSNQPKRMFIYGRLDTGPTTLSPSYGFGWTLSGWLLFPFLQSAGQETVARMRKRVRDNLTTTFASHYKTRVNLDEMLTKEAVTDYRKTKTGEKYLVTPWS, from the coding sequence ATGGCGACCACTGGCAAACAACTGTTCACGACGCTGGAGGCGGACGGCACACTCACCGTCGCGATCGAGGACGTGGATTTCCCCGACCCAACCGGCAATCAGGTTCTCGTCAAAATGGAGGCGGCTCCGATCAACCCCTCAGACCTCGCCATCCTCGTGGGCGCGGCGGATATGGAGAACGCCGCGTATTCCCCCGGCAAATTCGTGGCCAAGATGCCCGAGCCGTTCAACGCGGGCTCGAAAGCGCGGCACGGTCTGAAGCTGCCCGCGGGCAACGAGGGCGCAGGCACGGTCGTCGCAACCGGCGACAGCGACGCGGCGAAAGCGCTTATGGGGCAGCGCGTCTCCTGCGTGCCGGGCAACGCCTATAGCCAGTATTGCATCGCCGATGCGGAGATGTGCCTGCCGCTGGGCGATCATTCCTCCGAAGATGGCGCGAGCGCCTTCGTCAATCCGATGACCGCGCTCGGCTTCGTCGAGAACGCCAAGATGGACGGGCAGGATGCGATCCTGCACACGGTTGGCGCGTCGAACCTCGGGCAGATGTTGACGCGCATCTGTCAGGAGGACGGTCTCGGTCTGGTGAATATCGTTCGCAAGGACGATCAGGTCGATCTGCTCAAGAAGATCGGCTCCACCCATGTCGTGAACTCCTCGGATGACGATTTCATGGAACGGCTTCGCGATGCGATCGACGACACCGGAGCCTTCTACGGCTTCGATCCGATCGGCGGCGGCCATGCGGTCGACAACGCCTTCAAGGCGATGGAGCAGGTCGCGGTGAGCCGGATGACGGAATATTCGCGCTACGGCTCGAACCAGCCGAAGCGGATGTTCATTTACGGACGTCTCGACACCGGCCCGACGACCCTCTCGCCGAGCTACGGCTTCGGTTGGACGCTCTCGGGCTGGCTGCTGTTTCCGTTCCTGCAATCGGCCGGGCAAGAGACCGTCGCGCGGATGCGCAAGCGAGTGCGCGACAATCTCACGACCACCTTCGCAAGCCATTACAAGACCCGCGTCAATCTCGACGAGATGCTGACGAAAGAGGCCGTGACCGATTACCGGAAAACGAAGACCGGCGAGAAATACCTCGTGACCCCCTGGTCCTGA
- a CDS encoding MFS transporter, with protein sequence MALATASIPIYIHLPSFAATRLGLSLGQVGAILLLIRIVDFLQDPLLGWMTDRWAQYRSGFAALAMALLAAGCVAVFSLPVQGSPALWLTGGLVVAFTGYSLGTILIYGQSAAFAGSGRTQSQLSLAGWRETGVLIGVTLGAIAPALLSTLHDQSDGYRPFGWLIALLSLIAVALARPLWRKTQLASTRLDWRGLIGSGAGWLLLLAFVNSLPVAVTSTLFLFFVGDRLGLPDLAGPFLILFFIAAGASAPLWGRLARRFGARRVLLVAMVLAIVSFVGAFSLPTGAALPFAAICIGSGVALGADMVILSALFASALSRAGLQAGQAFGIWNFSAKATLAIAAGTVLPLLQYFGYQPGAGNTGAALSALNVSYALVPCALKLAAIALVLGLPRDILDNSS encoded by the coding sequence ATGGCGCTCGCGACGGCGAGCATCCCGATCTACATCCACCTGCCGAGTTTTGCGGCGACGCGACTTGGCCTGTCGCTCGGTCAGGTCGGGGCGATCCTGCTGCTGATCCGTATCGTGGATTTCCTGCAGGATCCGCTCTTGGGGTGGATGACAGACCGCTGGGCGCAGTACCGCTCGGGGTTCGCGGCCCTCGCGATGGCGCTGCTGGCGGCGGGCTGTGTCGCGGTCTTTTCTCTGCCAGTGCAGGGAAGTCCCGCGCTTTGGCTGACCGGGGGGCTTGTCGTCGCGTTCACGGGGTATAGCCTCGGGACGATCCTGATCTACGGCCAGAGCGCCGCTTTCGCCGGATCGGGGCGGACCCAGTCGCAGCTGAGCCTCGCCGGCTGGCGCGAAACCGGCGTTCTGATCGGGGTGACGCTCGGCGCGATCGCGCCGGCGCTGCTTTCGACGCTCCACGATCAATCGGATGGCTACCGGCCTTTCGGCTGGCTGATCGCGCTGTTGTCGTTGATCGCGGTCGCGTTGGCGCGGCCGCTTTGGCGCAAGACGCAACTCGCCTCGACGCGGTTGGACTGGCGGGGACTCATCGGGTCAGGCGCGGGTTGGCTCTTGCTGCTGGCCTTCGTCAACAGCCTGCCGGTGGCCGTGACATCGACGCTGTTTCTGTTCTTCGTGGGGGACCGGCTTGGCTTGCCGGACTTGGCAGGACCATTTCTTATCCTGTTCTTCATAGCCGCCGGGGCGAGTGCCCCTCTATGGGGACGTCTCGCCAGACGGTTCGGCGCCCGCCGGGTGCTGCTGGTCGCGATGGTTCTTGCAATCGTGAGCTTCGTCGGCGCCTTCAGCCTGCCGACCGGGGCCGCTTTACCGTTCGCGGCGATCTGTATCGGGTCGGGTGTCGCGCTCGGAGCGGATATGGTGATCCTATCGGCGCTTTTCGCGTCAGCGCTGTCGCGTGCGGGGCTGCAAGCGGGGCAGGCGTTCGGGATCTGGAATTTCAGCGCCAAGGCGACTTTGGCGATCGCCGCCGGGACCGTGTTGCCGTTGCTTCAATATTTCGGATACCAGCCCGGCGCAGGCAACACCGGCGCGGCGCTCTCGGCGCTCAATGTCAGCTATGCGCTCGTGCCCTGCGCGCTGAAACTGGCGGCGATCGCGCTCGTGCTCGGATTGCCTCGCGACATTCTCGACAATTCGAGCTGA
- a CDS encoding GNAT family N-acetyltransferase translates to MALTLRRNRDRDLAPLAAMLSDAEIPLLNPNAKVPFDEMEWHRKWLGEHQDVSFYLQDETGRDVGFFALREGIGPEVRHLTYVYLVEEARGGAAAELTGHVEQAARDLGALSLTLKVELDNAPAFNAYLSAGYEELSRRQGMATMRLDLEERPAE, encoded by the coding sequence ATGGCACTCACCCTGCGCCGCAACCGCGACCGCGATCTGGCCCCCTTGGCAGCGATGCTGTCGGACGCCGAAATTCCCCTGCTCAATCCCAATGCGAAAGTTCCGTTCGACGAGATGGAATGGCATCGCAAGTGGCTTGGAGAACATCAGGACGTCTCGTTCTACCTTCAGGATGAGACGGGGCGGGATGTCGGTTTCTTCGCGCTGCGCGAGGGTATCGGGCCGGAGGTGCGGCACCTGACCTACGTCTATCTCGTCGAAGAGGCGCGTGGCGGGGCGGCTGCAGAGCTGACGGGGCACGTGGAACAGGCGGCGCGAGACCTCGGCGCGCTGTCGCTGACCCTGAAGGTGGAGCTCGATAACGCGCCGGCCTTCAACGCCTATCTCTCGGCCGGCTACGAGGAACTGTCCCGCCGTCAGGGCATGGCGACGATGCGGTTGGATCTGGAGGAGAGGCCCGCCGAATAA
- a CDS encoding ABC transporter ATP-binding protein has protein sequence MQTDTPAVSTRGLTLRYGDFTALQPLDLDIGRGEIFGFLGHNGAGKTTTIRLLTTLMEPSGGTASVAGCDLAHNRIALRRAIGYLPENVRLYDTLTTRENLRFFAALSRIEDARDRVEEVMEFLGITDLADRRIATFSKGMRQRVGLAQAIVHRPQVLFLDEPTSGLDPMGVRQLREVLERLNAQGMTIFMNTHLLSEVARSCSSIGVLSHGQLVFHDTIETVNARYGSEEALEELYLSVVPDREVAA, from the coding sequence ATGCAAACAGACACACCAGCCGTCAGCACGCGGGGACTTACCCTGCGCTACGGCGATTTTACCGCGCTCCAGCCGCTCGATCTCGATATCGGACGTGGCGAGATCTTCGGATTTCTCGGCCATAACGGCGCGGGCAAGACCACGACGATCCGGCTACTGACGACGCTCATGGAGCCCAGCGGCGGCACGGCGAGCGTCGCCGGCTGCGACCTCGCGCATAACCGCATCGCGCTGCGCCGCGCCATCGGCTACCTGCCCGAGAACGTCCGCCTCTACGACACGCTCACCACGCGCGAGAACCTGCGCTTCTTCGCGGCGCTCTCGCGGATCGAGGATGCCCGCGACCGCGTCGAGGAGGTGATGGAGTTCCTCGGCATCACCGATCTGGCCGACCGCCGGATCGCGACCTTTTCCAAGGGGATGCGCCAGCGGGTCGGCTTGGCCCAGGCCATCGTCCACCGTCCGCAGGTCCTGTTCCTCGACGAGCCGACCTCAGGGCTCGATCCGATGGGGGTGCGCCAACTGCGCGAGGTGCTCGAGCGGTTGAACGCGCAGGGCATGACGATCTTCATGAACACCCACCTGCTGAGCGAGGTGGCGCGGTCGTGTTCCTCCATCGGCGTTCTTTCGCATGGGCAGCTGGTCTTCCACGACACGATCGAAACGGTGAACGCGCGCTACGGCTCGGAAGAGGCCCTCGAGGAGCTTTACCTCTCGGTGGTGCCGGATCGCGAGGTCGCGGCATGA
- a CDS encoding tyrosine-protein phosphatase has protein sequence MKLREIARIVGTVLVGTLAALVLYFGYLQVTGNFHTVVAGEFYRSNQPTAARLKAYKKKDGIRSVLNLRGAHPGQAWYDQEKAAAKRLGLELIDFKMSDHQTLSPIRLAALEGAMARAPKPVLVHCKAGADRTGLAAALYLYHQKKRSPSEAGWQLSFLYGHIGVPWLSRARPMDETWMAVNTGDRVPAVAWRGS, from the coding sequence ATGAAACTTCGCGAAATCGCGCGGATCGTGGGCACCGTATTGGTCGGGACGCTCGCGGCGCTGGTGCTCTATTTCGGGTATTTGCAGGTGACCGGAAATTTCCACACCGTGGTGGCTGGAGAGTTCTATCGTTCGAACCAACCGACCGCCGCGAGGTTGAAGGCCTACAAGAAAAAGGACGGCATACGATCGGTCCTGAACCTGCGCGGAGCGCATCCGGGACAGGCGTGGTACGATCAGGAGAAGGCTGCGGCGAAACGGCTTGGATTGGAATTGATCGACTTCAAGATGTCCGACCATCAAACCCTCAGCCCGATCCGCCTCGCGGCGCTCGAAGGGGCGATGGCGCGGGCGCCCAAGCCCGTTCTGGTTCACTGCAAGGCGGGGGCGGATCGCACCGGGCTCGCTGCCGCGCTTTACCTTTATCATCAGAAGAAGCGTTCGCCTTCCGAGGCGGGTTGGCAGCTCTCGTTTCTCTACGGCCATATAGGCGTGCCGTGGCTCTCGAGAGCCCGGCCGATGGACGAGACCTGGATGGCGGTGAATACTGGCGACCGCGTGCCGGCTGTTGCGTGGCGTGGGTCGTGA
- a CDS encoding DUF302 domain-containing protein, with the protein MSYTIDKRLTNTTLEEADTRTREALKEQGFGVLTEIDVQATMKKKLDEDMAGYMILGACNPKMAHQAIQLEPNVGAMLPCNVILRQDGADILVCAIDPAASMMAIDNPRLKSVAGDVRDMLAKAIEAI; encoded by the coding sequence ATGAGCTACACCATCGACAAACGCCTCACCAATACCACACTGGAAGAGGCCGACACCCGGACGCGCGAGGCCCTCAAGGAGCAGGGCTTCGGCGTGCTCACCGAGATCGACGTGCAGGCCACGATGAAGAAGAAGCTGGATGAGGACATGGCCGGCTACATGATCCTCGGCGCCTGCAACCCGAAGATGGCACATCAGGCGATCCAGCTGGAGCCGAACGTCGGCGCGATGCTGCCCTGCAACGTCATTTTGCGGCAGGACGGCGCGGATATCCTCGTCTGCGCGATCGACCCGGCGGCCTCGATGATGGCGATCGACAACCCCCGGCTGAAATCAGTCGCAGGCGACGTGCGCGACATGCTGGCAAAGGCGATCGAGGCGATTTGA
- a CDS encoding ABC transporter permease, which translates to MTPSTILRRHALDALARERTIALVAALFAALVLVSAYLGWSATSTVDAIYASATHWFEANGKPVPPNPVTQGSPLALLRNLTIYISLIGAFSAIVIGYRMVETDRRAGVLPLIGARPLERLDYARGKVSALALGVGGLAALAGVVGAATLVILPSVHLAAGDWARLAAFFSLGWLYMMTFGLIAIGASARARSETVGLMVPTVVWLVLTFVWPALTGNILPTAAINPISALAPAPQSAIFDLSANLLGPFSLAEAYKYLGAELMGYLPDGLPPRGPVPPLVVMMLFAAGSGLYALRGCLKLDMTKGGPDA; encoded by the coding sequence ATGACACCTTCCACGATCCTGCGCCGCCACGCGCTTGACGCGCTTGCACGCGAGCGGACGATCGCGCTGGTGGCCGCGCTGTTCGCCGCGCTGGTGCTGGTCTCGGCCTATCTCGGCTGGTCCGCGACCTCGACGGTCGACGCGATCTACGCCAGCGCCACGCATTGGTTCGAAGCAAATGGCAAGCCGGTGCCGCCAAACCCGGTTACGCAAGGCTCGCCGCTGGCGCTGCTGCGCAACCTCACGATCTATATCAGCCTGATCGGCGCCTTTTCGGCCATCGTGATCGGCTACCGGATGGTCGAGACCGACCGCCGGGCCGGCGTGCTGCCGCTGATCGGCGCGCGCCCGCTGGAGCGGCTCGATTACGCGCGAGGCAAGGTCTCGGCACTCGCTCTGGGCGTCGGCGGACTGGCCGCGCTTGCGGGCGTAGTGGGTGCCGCGACCCTCGTCATCCTGCCTTCGGTGCATCTCGCCGCAGGGGATTGGGCGCGGCTGGCTGCGTTCTTCTCTCTGGGCTGGCTCTACATGATGACCTTCGGGCTGATCGCGATCGGTGCTTCGGCGCGCGCGCGCAGCGAAACCGTGGGTCTGATGGTGCCGACGGTGGTGTGGCTGGTGCTGACCTTCGTCTGGCCTGCGCTGACCGGAAACATCCTGCCCACCGCTGCGATCAACCCGATCTCGGCCCTCGCACCCGCCCCGCAATCCGCGATCTTCGACCTCTCCGCAAACCTGCTCGGGCCGTTCTCGCTGGCCGAAGCCTACAAGTATCTCGGAGCGGAGCTGATGGGTTACCTGCCCGACGGTCTGCCGCCGCGCGGTCCCGTGCCGCCGCTGGTCGTGATGATGCTCTTCGCTGCGGGCTCCGGCCTCTATGCGCTGCGCGGCTGCCTCAAGCTCGACATGACAAAGGGAGGCCCCGATGCCTGA
- a CDS encoding response regulator transcription factor — protein sequence MKILIAEDDAETGDYLRKGLTGEGHAVDLLRDGREALTQATAQSYDLFIFDRMMPGLDGLALLKALRAAQIATPAILLTAMGSVEDRVAGLRAGADDYMVKPFAFVELLARIDTIARRPALKAEVTELVQGDLRLDLLAREAWREGQCIELQPREFMLLKHFMERPGRVQTKTILLEAIWDIHFDPKSSVVETHISRLRGKIDKPFATPYLTTLHGIGYVFEAS from the coding sequence ATGAAGATCCTGATTGCCGAAGACGATGCCGAGACCGGCGACTACCTGCGCAAGGGGCTGACCGGTGAAGGTCATGCCGTCGACCTGCTCCGCGACGGGCGCGAAGCGCTGACCCAAGCCACCGCGCAGAGCTACGACCTGTTCATCTTCGACCGGATGATGCCGGGGCTCGATGGGCTGGCCCTGCTCAAGGCGTTGCGCGCCGCGCAGATCGCCACGCCCGCGATTCTGCTGACCGCGATGGGCAGCGTCGAAGATCGCGTCGCCGGGCTGCGCGCAGGGGCCGATGACTACATGGTCAAGCCTTTCGCTTTCGTCGAACTGCTCGCGCGGATCGACACGATCGCGCGCCGCCCTGCCCTCAAGGCAGAGGTGACCGAACTGGTGCAGGGCGATCTGCGCCTCGACCTGCTCGCCCGGGAGGCGTGGCGCGAAGGCCAGTGCATCGAATTGCAGCCGCGGGAATTCATGCTTCTGAAGCACTTCATGGAACGTCCCGGCCGGGTGCAGACCAAGACGATCCTGCTGGAGGCGATCTGGGACATTCATTTCGACCCGAAAAGCAGCGTCGTCGAGACTCATATCAGCCGTCTGCGCGGCAAGATCGACAAGCCTTTCGCGACCCCCTACCTAACGACGCTGCATGGGATCGGTTACGTGTTCGAGGCCTCGTGA
- a CDS encoding MBL fold metallo-hydrolase yields the protein MTMRFEQILAEGIAQCSYLLGDTGSGTAAVVDPRPDCDIYIERAKALGLTITHVFETHIHADFLSGARELVDRLDGEPKLCVSVEGGAAYDFEHEGIRDGDKFSFGQLTLETRHTPGHTPEHVSFLLYEKDNDDPWGVLSGDSFFVDSVGRPDLLGDDKTEELTEALFRTTQDFYMQLPEGVLVYPCHGAGSACGPNIGDRMSTSIAYEKAHNQYARITDLEAFKEAMTKDAPPVPTHYPRLKKVNAAGPEVMHGLPRCIGKTPEEFEALIADKDVQLVDIRDMLAFGGGFIEGSLNIGLQPILSVWAGWMLDPDKPIALVSETSAEIDEAVLRLWRVGFTKFAGYLNGGIAAWRTSGRPLAHIPQVTVQELKGSDLTPLDVRKDEEWDGGRIPGALHHFLGTLEDEMDELDRSTDYAVYCQGGYRASVAASLLHRAGFKNVSAVPGSFGAWSAQDYPVES from the coding sequence ATGACCATGCGTTTTGAACAGATTCTCGCGGAAGGGATCGCCCAGTGCTCCTACCTGTTGGGCGACACTGGCAGCGGCACCGCCGCCGTCGTCGATCCCCGCCCCGATTGCGATATCTATATCGAGCGCGCGAAGGCGCTCGGCCTGACGATCACCCATGTATTCGAGACCCATATCCACGCCGACTTCCTGTCAGGCGCGCGCGAATTGGTGGACCGGCTGGATGGAGAACCCAAGCTTTGCGTCAGCGTCGAGGGCGGCGCCGCATATGATTTCGAGCATGAGGGCATCCGCGACGGCGACAAGTTCAGCTTCGGGCAACTCACGCTCGAGACGCGGCACACCCCGGGTCACACGCCCGAACACGTCTCCTTCCTGCTCTACGAGAAGGACAATGACGACCCCTGGGGCGTGCTCAGCGGGGATTCCTTCTTCGTGGATTCGGTCGGCCGCCCCGACCTCCTGGGCGACGACAAGACCGAGGAACTGACCGAGGCGCTGTTCCGCACCACGCAGGATTTCTACATGCAGCTGCCCGAGGGCGTTCTGGTCTATCCCTGCCACGGCGCGGGCTCGGCCTGCGGGCCGAATATCGGCGACCGGATGTCGACCAGCATCGCCTATGAGAAAGCCCATAACCAATATGCCCGGATCACCGATCTCGAGGCCTTCAAGGAGGCGATGACGAAGGACGCTCCGCCCGTGCCCACGCATTACCCGCGCCTCAAGAAGGTCAATGCGGCGGGCCCCGAGGTAATGCACGGGTTGCCGCGCTGCATCGGCAAGACCCCGGAGGAGTTCGAGGCGCTTATCGCCGACAAGGACGTGCAACTGGTCGATATCCGCGACATGCTCGCCTTCGGCGGCGGCTTCATCGAAGGCTCGCTCAATATCGGTCTGCAGCCGATCCTGTCGGTCTGGGCCGGATGGATGCTCGATCCCGACAAACCGATTGCGCTTGTTAGCGAAACGAGTGCCGAGATCGACGAGGCCGTGCTGCGGCTCTGGCGCGTCGGCTTCACGAAATTCGCGGGCTACCTGAACGGTGGCATCGCCGCGTGGCGCACCTCCGGGCGACCGCTTGCGCATATCCCGCAGGTCACCGTGCAGGAACTGAAGGGCAGCGATCTGACCCCGCTCGACGTGCGTAAGGACGAGGAGTGGGACGGCGGCCGTATCCCCGGCGCGCTCCACCATTTCCTCGGCACGCTCGAAGACGAGATGGACGAACTCGACCGTTCCACCGACTATGCGGTGTATTGTCAGGGCGGCTACCGCGCCAGCGTCGCTGCGAGCCTGCTGCACCGCGCGGGTTTCAAGAACGTCTCCGCGGTGCCGGGCAGCTTCGGCGCATGGTCCGCGCAGGACTACCCGGTCGAATCCTGA